The Bradyrhizobium sp. WBAH42 genome includes a window with the following:
- a CDS encoding NAD(P)-dependent oxidoreductase has protein sequence MEIAGRIAVIFGGHGFIGSHLARELVTSGKYARVVSADIAPQPRFRSKGVEYTFCDVRSPIPTDLATGVTEIYNLAAVHVTPGPQDWEYYWTNVSGALNVTQYARVAKAKTLFFTSSISVYGPSEDEISEFSDPNPESSYGKSKLLAEGIHQSWQLEEPRDRKLVIVRPAVVFGFQERGNFTRLARSLERRAFFYPGRRDTKKACGYVKDLVASLEFAHRSEEMVTIYNFAFDEPVTTEGICAAFCRVANLPEPKFTIPISLILLGGLAFELLSKLGLKTPINRARVLKLFRSTNIVPKKLQSDGFVRQFDLVAALRDWRSQSPVGRFE, from the coding sequence ATGGAGATCGCGGGCAGAATTGCAGTGATATTCGGCGGCCACGGATTCATCGGCTCACATCTTGCTCGTGAGCTTGTGACTTCAGGCAAATATGCTCGAGTCGTGAGCGCGGATATCGCGCCGCAGCCGAGATTCAGGTCCAAGGGTGTCGAATATACCTTTTGCGATGTAAGATCGCCAATTCCGACGGACCTGGCAACTGGGGTTACCGAGATTTACAACCTTGCGGCTGTGCACGTTACGCCTGGTCCGCAGGACTGGGAGTACTACTGGACCAACGTATCTGGCGCTTTGAACGTGACGCAATATGCCCGAGTTGCAAAAGCGAAGACGTTGTTTTTTACTAGCTCGATCTCAGTTTACGGACCGAGTGAAGATGAGATTTCAGAATTCTCGGATCCTAATCCTGAGAGTTCGTATGGAAAATCGAAGCTTCTAGCCGAAGGAATTCATCAGAGTTGGCAACTTGAGGAGCCGAGGGACCGAAAGCTGGTCATTGTCCGACCGGCAGTTGTATTTGGGTTTCAGGAACGTGGGAACTTCACCAGGTTAGCTCGATCACTAGAGAGAAGGGCATTTTTCTACCCCGGCAGGAGAGACACCAAAAAGGCCTGCGGATATGTTAAAGATTTGGTCGCCTCGCTGGAGTTCGCTCACCGCAGTGAAGAGATGGTAACAATCTACAATTTTGCCTTCGACGAACCGGTGACGACGGAAGGCATCTGCGCGGCCTTTTGCCGGGTGGCCAATTTGCCAGAGCCGAAGTTTACAATTCCGATAAGCCTCATTCTTCTGGGAGGGCTAGCATTTGAGCTGCTTTCCAAGCTCGGCCTGAAGACCCCGATCAATCGAGCGCGTGTCCTGAAGCTTTTTAGGTCTACCAACATCGTTCCGAAAAAATTGCAAAGTGACGGCTTCGTTCGACAATTTGACCTTGTGGCTGCTCTGCGCGACTGGCGCTCGCAGTCGCCCGTCGGGCGGTTTGAGTAA
- a CDS encoding cadherin-like domain-containing protein, whose amino-acid sequence MAKSATPATSAKPQKVDYASIVTGTSGNDVLFGGNGNDLLTGGAGSDTFVISKGFGSDTISDFTGGAGGDVLRVENYGFASFAAFKAAAKQVGSDVVVSLSTSESLRLSNVKLSSLTAGNVLLLDDAINHAPAANSVTLTAGIEDVAYTINAATLLAGVTDVDNSSLSITSVTVANGGGNIVNNGNGTWTYTPVANYNGPVSFNYTASDGSLTTTSTASVNLAAVNDAPAAKSVTLAAGMEDVAYTINAAALLAGVTDVDNPSLSITSFTVANAGGNIVNNGNGTWTYTPAANYNGSVSFNYTASDGSLTATSTASLNLAAVNDAPAAKSVTLAAGVEDVAYSINAATLLAGVTDVDSSSLSITSLTVATGGGNIVNNGNGTWTYTPAANYNGPVSFNYTASDGSLTTTSTASLIIAATQPPAPTSEILFGSSGNDVLIGGGASDLFVVANGFGSDVVSDFQAGIGGDVLRVQNYGFATYANLLAAARQVGSDAVIALSSTETVTLKNVAVLSLVAANVQLDNPLPLSATATYAPAAAVTGTIYGTSGNDKLQASGAAVTLVGGAADDTYIVYDRSTSVVEQAGQGVDTISATKYDGYSLVNAPNVENLTLTGSNSAPATGNALDNIIIGNGGNNMIDGGLGDDVLTGAYGADRFVIRAGNGNDVITDFTAGAGGDILQISGANFKTFADVKAAMTQAGTDVYLALENGQRITLEHADVQNLVPANVDIVIPLSGVVKTFGDNFDSLSAGQDPSLTWRTSYAWSGSASYLLSGEQGVYVDSSFSGLPGTQASTSLGLNPFSIENGELLITAQPVPSTVSSYVGGAQFYTGMISSENSFVQTYGYFEMSATLPSTTGAWPAFWLLPINGQYSAELDVFEAFGQDPDQVHWQVHSSTGSTAAPGAWANTADLTSGMHTFAVEWTPYDLTFFVDGAEIAKAPTPADMNTAMYMIANLAMGGWAGAAAAGSTATLTIDSIEAYQLSEYTLANYTLLSSGSSISTITGTSNADTLAGTSGNDLLGENGGADLMTGGLGDDTYVVTDASAQIVEVAGGGVDTARASVSYTLSNYVENLILTGAATINGTGNSQANIIVGNSAANVITGGQGNDILTGGGGGDKFVVNLGNGSDIITDFELGSAGDYDVVALTGFSFTSFSDIKSSMTQVGLDVYLALTTYETLVFRGAAISDFVSDNFQLPVALPSSGTAANYWSGTRADQYVYGTAMNDNLKTGGTGNTLVGGAGDDTYVVGSANTIIVEKPGEGVDTVQVWGVSHTLASNIENLSLMQGGLNGTGNDLANRMVGSSGNDILDGAGGDDWLFGGGGNDTFVYSKGNGHDTIADFHVYTSSVAEHDKLLFKGYDPSAYLTVEGDEWAIHYAGGIDKLTVAGVTHLGALDYSFVT is encoded by the coding sequence ATGGCAAAATCGGCAACACCGGCCACCTCGGCGAAGCCTCAGAAGGTCGACTACGCGAGCATTGTAACCGGTACTTCCGGCAACGACGTGCTGTTTGGTGGCAACGGCAACGACTTGTTGACCGGAGGAGCCGGAAGCGACACGTTTGTTATCTCCAAGGGATTTGGTTCCGACACCATTAGCGATTTCACCGGTGGTGCAGGCGGTGATGTACTGCGCGTCGAGAATTACGGCTTTGCAAGTTTCGCCGCCTTCAAAGCTGCGGCGAAGCAAGTCGGGTCTGACGTCGTTGTCTCTCTGTCAACAAGCGAATCCCTTAGGCTCAGCAATGTAAAACTGAGTTCACTGACCGCCGGGAATGTTCTCCTCCTCGATGACGCCATCAATCATGCGCCAGCGGCGAACTCTGTGACCTTGACGGCAGGTATCGAGGATGTCGCCTATACGATCAATGCTGCGACCTTGTTGGCTGGAGTCACGGACGTCGACAATTCTTCGCTATCGATCACGTCGGTCACCGTGGCGAACGGTGGTGGCAACATAGTCAACAATGGCAATGGTACTTGGACGTATACGCCGGTGGCGAACTACAATGGACCGGTCAGTTTCAACTACACGGCGTCGGATGGATCGTTGACAACAACCTCGACCGCCAGCGTGAACCTTGCGGCGGTCAACGATGCCCCGGCGGCGAAGTCGGTGACGCTCGCTGCAGGTATGGAGGATGTCGCCTATACGATCAATGCTGCAGCCTTGTTGGCTGGAGTAACGGATGTCGACAATCCTTCGCTATCGATCACGTCGTTCACCGTGGCGAACGCTGGTGGCAACATAGTCAACAATGGCAATGGTACTTGGACGTATACGCCAGCGGCGAACTACAATGGATCGGTCAGCTTCAACTACACGGCATCAGATGGGTCGTTGACAGCAACCTCGACCGCCAGCTTGAACCTTGCGGCAGTCAATGATGCCCCGGCGGCGAAGTCGGTGACGCTCGCTGCTGGTGTGGAGGATGTCGCCTATTCGATCAATGCTGCGACCTTGCTGGCCGGAGTAACGGACGTCGACAGTTCCTCGCTATCGATTACCTCGCTCACCGTGGCGACTGGCGGCGGCAACATTGTTAACAATGGCAATGGTACTTGGACGTATACACCGGCTGCGAACTACAATGGACCCGTCAGCTTCAACTACACGGCATCAGATGGGTCGTTGACAACAACCTCGACCGCCAGTTTGATCATCGCCGCGACACAACCGCCGGCTCCAACAAGCGAGATCTTATTTGGAAGCTCCGGCAACGACGTGTTGATTGGAGGCGGAGCCAGTGACCTCTTCGTGGTTGCTAACGGATTTGGCTCGGACGTCGTCAGCGATTTCCAAGCCGGCATCGGCGGTGATGTGCTGCGAGTGCAGAATTACGGATTCGCAACATACGCGAATTTGTTGGCGGCTGCCAGGCAGGTTGGCTCTGATGCGGTGATAGCACTCTCCAGCACCGAAACCGTGACGCTAAAGAATGTTGCGGTCTTGTCGCTGGTTGCGGCGAATGTCCAACTGGACAATCCTCTGCCCCTAAGTGCGACCGCCACCTATGCGCCAGCCGCTGCTGTGACCGGCACGATTTATGGAACCTCGGGAAATGACAAGCTCCAGGCTAGCGGCGCGGCAGTGACTCTCGTCGGTGGCGCCGCCGACGATACCTATATCGTTTACGACCGCAGCACGAGTGTCGTCGAACAAGCTGGCCAAGGTGTCGATACGATCTCAGCTACAAAGTATGACGGCTATAGTCTCGTTAACGCGCCGAACGTCGAAAATCTGACCCTCACCGGGAGCAACTCGGCGCCGGCCACCGGGAACGCGCTTGACAACATCATTATTGGTAACGGCGGCAACAACATGATCGATGGAGGCCTTGGCGACGACGTGCTTACAGGTGCGTACGGCGCAGATAGGTTCGTGATCAGAGCCGGAAACGGTAATGATGTCATCACTGATTTTACTGCGGGAGCCGGCGGAGATATCCTTCAGATTAGCGGTGCGAACTTCAAGACCTTCGCCGACGTAAAGGCTGCGATGACGCAAGCTGGCACTGATGTCTACCTTGCGCTCGAGAATGGCCAGAGGATCACCCTTGAGCATGCCGACGTTCAAAACCTTGTACCAGCCAACGTAGATATTGTGATCCCGCTCTCGGGAGTTGTGAAGACATTTGGCGACAATTTCGATTCGTTGTCAGCCGGACAGGACCCCAGCTTGACTTGGCGTACTAGCTACGCGTGGAGCGGCTCAGCCAGCTACCTGCTGAGTGGGGAGCAGGGGGTTTACGTAGATAGCAGCTTCTCCGGTTTGCCGGGAACGCAAGCATCAACCTCGCTTGGTCTCAATCCCTTCTCCATCGAAAATGGTGAGCTGTTGATCACTGCTCAGCCGGTGCCTTCGACCGTCAGCTCATATGTCGGCGGAGCGCAATTCTACACCGGCATGATCTCGAGCGAAAATAGTTTCGTCCAAACTTACGGCTATTTCGAGATGTCAGCCACGTTGCCCAGCACGACGGGAGCCTGGCCTGCCTTTTGGCTGCTGCCGATCAATGGGCAGTACAGCGCCGAGCTCGACGTGTTTGAGGCATTCGGGCAGGATCCGGATCAGGTTCATTGGCAAGTCCACTCGTCGACTGGATCGACGGCCGCTCCCGGCGCTTGGGCAAATACGGCTGATCTTACGTCGGGAATGCATACTTTTGCTGTTGAATGGACGCCGTATGATCTGACGTTCTTTGTCGATGGCGCCGAGATCGCCAAGGCTCCCACGCCTGCAGACATGAACACCGCGATGTACATGATCGCTAATCTCGCCATGGGTGGCTGGGCCGGAGCTGCTGCCGCCGGATCTACCGCGACCCTGACCATCGATTCGATTGAGGCCTACCAGCTATCTGAATACACGCTGGCAAATTATACGCTTCTGTCGAGCGGCTCTTCAATTAGCACGATTACTGGTACAAGCAACGCCGACACTCTCGCAGGGACCAGCGGCAACGATCTACTAGGAGAAAATGGTGGCGCCGACCTCATGACCGGTGGTCTTGGCGATGATACGTATGTTGTCACGGATGCTAGTGCCCAAATCGTTGAGGTTGCGGGGGGCGGGGTTGATACCGCGCGAGCATCGGTCTCCTACACGCTTTCCAACTACGTCGAAAACCTCATCCTGACCGGGGCGGCTACAATCAATGGGACCGGCAACAGCCAAGCTAACATCATCGTCGGCAATTCAGCTGCAAACGTCATCACTGGAGGACAAGGCAACGACATTCTTACGGGAGGTGGTGGTGGTGACAAGTTCGTAGTCAATCTGGGGAATGGATCTGACATCATCACTGATTTCGAATTAGGGAGCGCAGGTGACTATGATGTCGTTGCGCTAACGGGCTTTAGCTTTACCTCGTTCAGTGACATCAAATCATCGATGACCCAGGTCGGATTAGATGTCTACCTCGCGTTGACGACGTATGAGACGCTCGTCTTTCGCGGGGCAGCGATTTCCGATTTCGTGAGTGACAACTTCCAGCTTCCGGTAGCTCTGCCAAGTAGCGGTACAGCCGCTAACTATTGGAGCGGCACCCGGGCCGATCAGTACGTCTATGGCACCGCCATGAACGACAATCTCAAGACGGGTGGGACGGGCAACACTCTTGTCGGCGGTGCGGGCGACGACACCTATGTCGTCGGTTCTGCAAATACCATCATTGTTGAGAAACCGGGCGAAGGTGTCGATACAGTTCAGGTGTGGGGTGTTTCGCATACGCTCGCATCAAATATCGAAAATCTAAGTCTGATGCAAGGAGGCTTGAACGGAACGGGGAACGATCTTGCAAATCGAATGGTAGGGTCAAGTGGCAATGACATTCTCGACGGCGCAGGTGGCGATGATTGGCTGTTCGGAGGCGGAGGTAACGATACGTTTGTCTATAGCAAGGGCAACGGGCACGATACGATTGCCGACTTCCATGTATATACAAGTTCTGTCGCCGAGCACGACAAACTACTTTTCAAGGGTTATGACCCAAGCGCCTATCTAACCGTTGAAGGAGATGAATGGGCCATTCATTATGCTGGAGGAATTGATAAGTTGACGGTTGCGGGCGTCACGCACCTCGGTGCTCTGGATTATTCATTTGTTACATGA
- a CDS encoding mannose-1-phosphate guanylyltransferase/mannose-6-phosphate isomerase, with protein sequence MDKRIIPLIMCGGAGTRLWPASREVRPKQFLPLFGTRSTFQDTLLRVSDASLFDRPIVITNASYRFMVLEQLAEIGIEADVILEPMRRDSGPAIAAGAVFAQNRVNEAIVLALAADHVVQNNAAFVAACREGLTAANAGRIVTFGVKPERPATEYGYINPGEVISGEVHAVTRFVEKPDAVKASDYVNSGYFWNSGNFMFPASVLLDEYRRVDAASVEAITNAVNNAGRDLGFVTLEPEAFGAAKAISIDYAVMEKTSRAAVVPVSCGWSDVGSWHAVWELSEKDAQGNAAHGTAVFEDSRNCNVTTDSALVALEGVDDLVVVATADAVLVSRQKDANGLKRLVTKLKAVAPKVTEEHLKVHRPWGSYQSVDNGERHQVKRIVVKPGGRLSLQKHHHRAEHWIVVRGTAQVTVNETVKTVHENESIYIPMGAVHRMENPGKIQLELIEVQTGSYLGEDDIIRIEDDYRRA encoded by the coding sequence TTGGACAAACGCATAATCCCCCTGATCATGTGCGGCGGTGCCGGAACGCGGCTGTGGCCCGCCTCGCGCGAGGTGCGGCCCAAGCAGTTCCTGCCGCTTTTCGGCACCCGCTCGACGTTCCAGGACACGCTGCTGCGCGTGTCCGATGCCTCGCTGTTCGACCGGCCGATCGTCATCACCAACGCGTCCTATCGCTTCATGGTGCTGGAGCAGCTCGCCGAGATCGGCATCGAGGCGGACGTGATCCTCGAGCCGATGCGGCGCGATTCCGGGCCTGCGATCGCCGCCGGCGCTGTGTTCGCGCAGAACCGCGTCAATGAGGCCATCGTGCTCGCGCTCGCCGCCGATCACGTCGTGCAGAATAATGCCGCCTTCGTCGCCGCCTGCCGCGAAGGCCTCACCGCGGCAAATGCCGGGCGCATCGTCACCTTCGGCGTCAAGCCGGAGCGGCCGGCGACCGAATACGGCTACATCAATCCGGGTGAGGTGATCTCGGGCGAGGTGCATGCGGTTACACGCTTCGTCGAGAAGCCGGATGCGGTGAAGGCCTCCGACTACGTCAATTCGGGCTATTTCTGGAACAGCGGCAACTTCATGTTCCCGGCGAGCGTGCTGCTCGACGAATATCGCAGGGTCGATGCGGCAAGCGTCGAGGCGATCACCAATGCGGTCAACAATGCCGGCCGCGATCTCGGCTTCGTCACGCTGGAGCCCGAGGCGTTCGGCGCGGCGAAAGCGATCTCGATCGACTATGCGGTGATGGAGAAGACCTCGCGCGCCGCCGTGGTGCCGGTGTCATGCGGCTGGTCCGACGTCGGCTCCTGGCACGCGGTGTGGGAATTGTCCGAGAAGGACGCGCAAGGCAATGCCGCGCACGGCACCGCCGTGTTCGAGGATTCCCGCAATTGCAACGTCACCACCGATTCCGCGCTGGTCGCGCTCGAAGGCGTCGACGATCTCGTCGTGGTCGCCACCGCGGATGCGGTGCTGGTCTCGCGGCAGAAGGATGCCAACGGGCTGAAGCGCCTGGTGACGAAGCTGAAGGCGGTCGCGCCGAAGGTCACCGAGGAGCATCTCAAGGTGCACCGGCCCTGGGGCAGCTATCAGTCCGTCGACAATGGCGAGCGCCACCAGGTCAAGCGCATCGTGGTCAAGCCGGGCGGGCGGCTGTCGCTGCAGAAGCACCACCATCGTGCCGAGCACTGGATCGTGGTCCGCGGCACGGCCCAGGTCACCGTCAACGAGACCGTGAAGACGGTGCACGAGAACGAGTCGATCTACATCCCGATGGGTGCCGTCCACCGGATGGAGAATCCCGGCAAGATCCAGCTGGAGCTGATCGAGGTCCAGACCGGTTCTTATCTCGGGGAAGACGACATCATCCGGATTGAAGACGACTATCGGCGGGCATGA
- a CDS encoding YqaJ viral recombinase family protein, translating to MTTIATDGAEAPRSVITLNRHDRRAFIGGSDARIIMGDDQDALLRLWREKRGEIAPQDLSRNLVVQLGLATEALNRAWYQGATGHVITDVQKRVRHSVHGWMAATLDGIVAPIGAVFEAKFMLPWGFTEEAAAEKHMAQLQHNMWVVAARAAVLSIITGGGKWLEITLHADPLYQHLLLTAEKKFWRCVQSGEPPRLFGIETPRPRLAAVKVVDMSASNVWAECAAIYLRTRDAHAEHELAKAELKRLLPEDAKEAFGHGVRAKRSKAGAVSFDPVEMEAVNAPGQ from the coding sequence GTGACCACGATTGCAACCGACGGCGCCGAGGCGCCCCGCTCCGTCATCACGTTGAACCGCCACGACCGCCGCGCCTTCATCGGCGGCTCGGACGCGCGCATCATCATGGGCGACGACCAGGACGCGCTGCTGCGCCTGTGGCGGGAAAAGCGCGGCGAGATCGCGCCGCAAGATTTGTCCCGCAACCTGGTCGTTCAGCTCGGCCTCGCCACCGAAGCGCTCAACCGCGCCTGGTACCAGGGCGCCACCGGGCACGTGATCACCGACGTCCAGAAGCGGGTGCGGCATTCAGTCCACGGCTGGATGGCGGCCACGCTGGACGGCATCGTGGCCCCGATTGGTGCGGTGTTCGAGGCCAAGTTCATGCTGCCCTGGGGCTTTACCGAAGAGGCCGCGGCGGAGAAGCACATGGCGCAGCTGCAGCACAACATGTGGGTGGTCGCGGCGCGCGCGGCCGTGCTCTCGATCATCACCGGCGGCGGCAAATGGCTCGAGATCACCCTGCATGCCGACCCGCTCTATCAGCACCTGCTGCTGACGGCGGAGAAGAAGTTTTGGCGCTGCGTGCAGAGCGGCGAGCCGCCGCGGCTGTTTGGCATCGAGACCCCACGGCCGCGGCTTGCTGCCGTCAAGGTCGTCGACATGAGCGCGTCCAATGTCTGGGCCGAATGTGCGGCGATTTATCTGCGCACCCGCGACGCCCATGCCGAGCACGAGCTGGCCAAGGCCGAGCTCAAGAGGCTGCTGCCGGAGGATGCCAAGGAGGCGTTTGGCCACGGCGTTCGCGCCAAGCGCTCCAAAGCCGGCGCCGTCAGCTTTGATCCGGTTGAGATGGAGGCCGTCAATGCACCAGGCCAGTGA
- a CDS encoding M10 family metallopeptidase C-terminal domain-containing protein — translation MARGPDQIFVSAGEDNIRFLSVADSAQGAADNTVHNFDAGGDSFTFSGISIAGGHIEYVDSAALLGGNQASAHLQNVGAGSDYLQIDIDGDGASDMEISLLNATGALHNGNFLA, via the coding sequence CTGGCGCGGGGGCCGGATCAAATCTTCGTCAGCGCAGGCGAGGACAATATCCGCTTCCTCAGCGTCGCGGACTCCGCCCAGGGCGCTGCCGATAATACCGTTCACAACTTCGATGCCGGCGGCGATAGCTTTACGTTCTCGGGCATCAGCATCGCCGGCGGTCACATCGAGTATGTGGACAGTGCGGCCTTGCTTGGCGGTAACCAAGCTTCGGCACATTTGCAGAATGTTGGGGCGGGCAGCGACTATCTCCAGATCGATATCGATGGCGACGGAGCGAGTGATATGGAGATCAGCCTGTTGAATGCTACTGGCGCGTTGCACAATGGCAACTTCCTAGCCTGA
- the gmd gene encoding GDP-mannose 4,6-dehydratase, which yields MTKKRALITGVTGQDGAYLAELLLEKGYEVHGIKRRTSLFNTDRIDHLYLDPHEPNPPFRLHYGDLTDSSSLIRIVGQVQPHEIYNLAAQSHVAVSFEEPEYTANSDGLGTLRILEAMRIVGLEKTTRFYQASTSELYGLVQEIPQKETTPFYPRSPYAVAKLYAYWITVNYREAYGMYACNGILFNHESPVRGETFVTRKITRALARIHLGLQERLYLGNLDALRDWGHARDYVEMQWLMLQQDKPEDFVIATGVQHSVRDFVNVAANEVGMTVRWEGSGVEEKGYDAKTGKCVVSVDPRYFRPTEVATLLGDPSKAKQKLGWEPKTSFESLVREMMKEDLESAKRDELIKQHGFRYYPRHE from the coding sequence ATGACAAAGAAACGTGCACTTATTACTGGCGTAACCGGCCAAGACGGCGCCTATCTCGCTGAATTGCTACTGGAGAAGGGTTATGAAGTCCATGGCATCAAGCGCCGGACTTCGCTGTTCAACACGGATCGAATCGACCACCTCTATCTGGACCCACACGAGCCGAATCCACCGTTCCGCCTGCATTACGGTGATCTAACGGACTCTTCCAGCCTGATACGTATTGTGGGCCAAGTGCAACCTCATGAGATCTACAATCTCGCAGCACAAAGCCACGTGGCCGTTTCCTTCGAGGAACCAGAATACACCGCGAACTCTGACGGCCTCGGCACCCTTCGAATTCTCGAAGCGATGCGGATCGTTGGATTGGAAAAAACGACCCGGTTCTATCAGGCGTCGACTTCCGAGCTGTATGGCTTAGTTCAGGAAATCCCGCAAAAGGAGACTACGCCTTTCTACCCGCGTTCGCCGTACGCTGTAGCCAAGCTCTACGCATATTGGATCACCGTCAATTACCGCGAAGCCTATGGGATGTATGCCTGTAATGGCATCCTCTTCAACCACGAATCTCCCGTCCGCGGCGAGACCTTCGTAACCCGAAAGATCACGCGCGCTTTGGCGCGTATCCATTTGGGTCTGCAGGAGAGGCTTTATCTCGGCAATCTCGACGCATTGCGCGATTGGGGACATGCGCGTGACTACGTCGAAATGCAATGGCTGATGCTGCAGCAGGACAAACCTGAGGATTTCGTGATTGCTACGGGCGTGCAACATTCGGTCCGAGATTTTGTCAATGTCGCGGCCAACGAAGTGGGCATGACGGTCCGCTGGGAAGGAAGCGGCGTCGAAGAAAAAGGATATGACGCCAAGACCGGCAAGTGTGTCGTTTCGGTCGATCCCCGCTATTTCCGCCCCACCGAGGTCGCGACGCTTCTTGGTGACCCGTCAAAGGCCAAGCAGAAGCTTGGCTGGGAGCCCAAGACGTCGTTCGAAAGCCTGGTTCGAGAAATGATGAAGGAAGATCTCGAATCCGCAAAGCGCGACGAGCTCATCAAGCAGCACGGGTTTAGATATTACCCGCGCCACGAGTAG
- a CDS encoding ERF family protein: MHQASEQIGAIAAALARAQAELTNPEKTLTAQLRSPFLRDDDRTFRYASLASGLDIVRKTLSQQEIATIQTTRVEATSGHIHLTTLLAHSSGEWISSDWPVCAARDIEAPHRMGAALTYARRYALFALVGIAGEDDLDAPETVAGPPAARSLKAAPGKGALNHAPVLRPGESAALREQLLRQLDALPASTDLLGWARTSLPLKNSLQEPDARRVEAAYQAKLEDAARTQAEQPADLGGAPPLPTAPAADTDAALQPAHPETGLAHPKEPRKRSKAHLLFVREQPCLVCRQTPCDAHHLTFAQPRALGRKVSDEFTVPLCRVHHEELHRHGNERAWWANLQITPLPVAQELWAASPVHGRAEGAAGAAAILANLGAEAASR; this comes from the coding sequence ATGCACCAGGCCAGTGAGCAAATCGGGGCGATCGCGGCGGCGCTGGCCCGCGCCCAAGCCGAACTGACCAACCCGGAAAAGACTCTGACCGCTCAGCTCCGCTCGCCGTTCCTGCGCGATGACGACCGCACCTTTCGCTACGCCTCGCTGGCGAGCGGCCTCGACATCGTGCGCAAGACCTTGAGCCAGCAGGAGATCGCCACCATCCAGACCACCCGGGTCGAAGCAACCAGCGGTCACATCCACCTCACCACCCTGCTCGCCCATTCCTCCGGCGAGTGGATCTCCTCGGACTGGCCGGTCTGCGCCGCCCGCGACATCGAGGCGCCGCATCGCATGGGTGCGGCCCTGACCTACGCCCGCCGCTACGCCCTGTTCGCGCTGGTCGGGATTGCCGGCGAGGATGATCTGGACGCCCCGGAGACGGTCGCCGGTCCCCCCGCAGCGCGGAGCCTCAAGGCCGCGCCCGGCAAGGGCGCGCTCAACCATGCCCCGGTGCTGCGGCCGGGCGAGTCCGCCGCACTCCGGGAGCAGCTGTTGCGCCAGCTCGACGCGCTACCCGCCAGCACCGATCTGCTCGGCTGGGCCAGGACGAGCCTCCCGCTCAAGAACAGCCTGCAGGAGCCGGATGCCCGGCGCGTCGAGGCTGCCTATCAGGCCAAGCTTGAGGACGCGGCCCGGACCCAGGCCGAGCAACCCGCCGACTTGGGCGGCGCCCCACCCCTGCCGACGGCGCCTGCCGCAGACACCGACGCCGCGCTGCAGCCCGCGCATCCCGAGACTGGGCTCGCGCACCCCAAGGAGCCGCGCAAGCGCAGCAAGGCGCACCTGCTGTTTGTCCGGGAGCAGCCCTGCCTGGTGTGCCGGCAAACGCCGTGCGATGCCCATCATCTGACCTTCGCCCAGCCGCGGGCGCTCGGGCGCAAGGTCAGCGATGAGTTTACGGTGCCGCTGTGCCGCGTCCATCACGAGGAGCTGCATCGGCATGGCAACGAGCGGGCGTGGTGGGCCAACCTGCAGATCACCCCACTGCCGGTCGCGCAAGAGCTGTGGGCGGCGAGCCCGGTCCATGGTCGGGCCGAGGGCGCGGCCGGCGCCGCAGCCATCCTCGCCAACCTCGGCGCGGAGGCCGCATCCCGATGA
- a CDS encoding transglutaminase-like cysteine peptidase: MIRYAARMLAIVYCVCGQPAYSTYESQAVTPPLSFSQFCIQYPEDCQHHDDRRIRDFRSSIQRWRELAHINSMVNFGIAPKDHAASRRDAEWQIFPYEGNCGDYAVTKRHLLLQSGWPSSALLLAEVVIRATGEHHLVLLVREGRAVLVLDNLSPVVTPLVDALDRFTIVRAESGTDPQRWTREVALF; encoded by the coding sequence ATGATCAGATATGCGGCCCGCATGCTGGCCATAGTGTATTGCGTTTGCGGCCAGCCCGCCTATTCGACCTACGAATCCCAAGCGGTGACGCCACCGCTGTCATTTTCACAGTTCTGCATTCAGTATCCGGAGGATTGCCAGCATCACGATGATCGCAGGATCCGAGATTTCCGCTCCTCAATTCAACGTTGGCGAGAACTTGCCCATATCAATTCAATGGTCAATTTCGGCATAGCACCGAAAGATCACGCCGCAAGTCGGCGCGACGCGGAGTGGCAGATATTCCCTTACGAAGGCAATTGCGGCGACTATGCCGTCACCAAGCGGCATCTACTGCTACAATCCGGCTGGCCCAGTTCAGCACTCCTTCTCGCAGAAGTCGTCATCCGAGCAACCGGGGAGCACCACCTCGTGCTGCTCGTGCGCGAGGGAAGAGCGGTCCTTGTCCTCGATAATCTGAGCCCCGTCGTGACCCCGCTGGTCGATGCGTTGGATCGATTCACTATCGTGCGGGCGGAGTCAGGTACGGATCCACAGCGGTGGACGCGGGAAGTCGCGTTGTTCTAG